From Ficedula albicollis isolate OC2 chromosome 5, FicAlb1.5, whole genome shotgun sequence, one genomic window encodes:
- the LOC101818184 gene encoding inositol 1,4,5-trisphosphate receptor-interacting protein-like 1, whose amino-acid sequence MLCWMRVIMIILLLLWLVQWILHYINVYPDEVLNQQRAQVLQELAHRTLELSVGTGGAVLLTALQQWLFWAIAGVLVLLLALCWWLKKRICEVDSSRDSESEESEEENPAEMNMIWIFSKRFQLSVPKLASRRRVVQELLSDLLQVSHSLFSDSFFPVLEPVIGVGSACEGWSPHKEEDVIYCMFVPLKPPPGHAFHLEPDTTGQTPQATMRIRVEQVCTCTGKQPDQSILCFLHHSAEELKRNQITSLLHTLCTGPYLDGEKIALWFQTFVISAWSVVPQSRHYSMKVLPSCRSCKMRLVKDSGRSFFVEMVFSVQQGDSDIFLSSQPTGAQFPPSTTWLESYAVAEAKFFRQVAMQAPPRSCHLKCLRLCARLLEGSGISVYALKTTVMHLLTLIPLSEWQHKYLLMRVDDIMHYLRCCLEEKRLKHFFFGNEDMPEEISLPPDFQEAQPLNLFQHLVQDPSAQTKALKEFDDLQYHLYFGF is encoded by the exons atgctgtgctggatgaGG gTCATAATGATCATACTACTCCTCCTCTGGCTTGTGCAATGGATCCTCCATTACATCAACGTGTACCCAGATGAGGTCCTCAACCAGCAGCGGGCTCAGGTGCTTCAGGAGCTGGCCCACAGGACCCTGGAGCTGAGTGTGGGGACTGGGGGAGCTGTGCTCTTGACTGCCTTACAGCAGTGGCTGTTCTGGGCCATTGCTGGagtcctggtgctgctcttgGCACTCTGCTGGTGGCTCAAGAAAAGGATCTGTGAggtggacagcagcagggactcaGAGAGTGAAGAAAGTGAGGAAGAAAACCCTGCTGAGATGAATATGATCTGGATCTTTTCAAAACGCTTCCAGCTGTCAGTGCCAAAGCTGGCCTCCAGGAGACGGgtggtgcaggagctgctgagtgaCCTTCTCCAAGTCTCCCATAGTCTCTTTTCAGACAGCTTCTTCCCAGTGCTGGAACCAGTCATTGGGGTGGGCAGTGCCTGTGAAGGATGGAGTCCCCATAAGGAGGAGGATGTTATCTACTGCATGTTTGTGCCCCTGAAGCCTCCCCCTGGGCATGCCTTCCACCTGGAGCCAGACACCACGGGGCAGACGCCGCAGGCGACCATGCGCATCCGTGTGGAGCAGGTGTGCACTTGCACTGGGAAACAGCCGGACCAGAGCATCCTGTGCTTCCTCCACCACTCTGCGGAGGAGCTGAAGAGAAACCAGATCACCAGCCTTCTGCACACCCTCTGCACTGGCCCTTACCTAGACGGGGAGAAAATTGCCCTCTGGTTCCAGACGTTTGTGATCTCAGCCTGGTCGGTGGTGCCTCAGTCCCGTCACTACAGCATGAAGGTGCTTCCCTCCTGCCGCTCCTGCAAGATGAGGCTGGTGAAAGACTCTGGGAGAAGCTTTTTTGTGGAGATGGTATTTAGTGTGCAGCAAGGTGACTCGGACATCTTCCTGAGCAGCCAGCCGACAGGGGCCCAGTTCCCCCCGAGCACCACATGGCTGGAGAGCTATGCTGTGGCAGAGGCAAAGTTCTTCAGGCAGGTCGCCATGCAGGCTCCACCCCGCAGCTGCCACCTGAAATGCCTGCGGCTCTGTGCCCGCCTTCTGGAGGGCTCGGGCATTTCTGTTTATGCCTTGAAAACCACGGTCATGCACCTCCTGACCTTGATCCCTCTGTCAGAATGGCAGCACAAGTATCTCCTGATGCGGGTGGATGACATCATGCACTACCTGCGCTGCTGCCTAGAGGAGAAACGCCTCAAGCACTTCTTCTTTGGCAACGAGGACATGCCCGAGGAGATCTCCTTGCCCCCAGACTTCCAAGAGGCACAGCCCCTAAACCTCTTCCAGCACCTGGTACAGGATCCATCTGCCCAGACTAAGGCCTTGAAGGAGTTTGATGATCTGCAGTATCACCTCTACTTTGGGTTTTGA